Proteins from a genomic interval of Garra rufa chromosome 4, GarRuf1.0, whole genome shotgun sequence:
- the wif1 gene encoding wnt inhibitory factor 1, with protein MAFRTPAVQLHLKTCFLLLLGGLMEAAQEQGSMYMWIDANQARILIGFEEDILIVSEGKMAPFTHDFRKAQQRMPAIPVNIHHVNFTWQATDQAEYFYEFQTLRSLDKDIMDDPTVNVPLLGSVPHKASVVQVGFPCRGDQDGVAAFEVTILVMDDGGNIILRTPHNAIFFKTCQRAKCPGGCRNGGYCNERQVCECQDGFYGIHCEKALCSPRCLNGGLCMSPGVCICPPGYFGPSCERANCSTTCLNGGTCFHPGKCVCAVGFEGSRCELSKCRQPCRNGGKCTGRNKCKCSKGYHGDLCSKAVCEPSCGAHGTCVEPNRCQCRDGWHGRHCNKRFRGGVSNSQRVSGTKHKSQPVAAKDTKEVPESSQPSETNYVV; from the exons ATGGCTTTCAGGACGCCTGCTGTTCAACTGCACCTTAAAACGTGCTTTCTTCTGCTTTTAGGGGGTCTAATGGAAGCTGCCCAGGAGCAAGGAAGCATGTACATGTGGATTGATGCCAATCAAGCAAGAATATTAATTG GTTTTGAGGAGGATATTTTAATAGTCTCCGAGGGCAAAATGGCACCATTCACACACGACTTCAGAAAAGCACAGCAGCGAATGCCAGCAATACCTGTCAATATCCACCACGTGAACTTCACCTGGCAAGCCACTGATCAG gCAGAGTACTTTTATGAGTTTCAGACTCTGCGTTCATTGGATAAAGACATTATGGATGACCCTACTGTCAACGTTCCTCTCTTAGGATCAGTGCCACACAAAGCCTCTG TGGTCCAGGTAGGCTTCCCATGCCGAGGTGACCAGGATGGGGTGGCAGCATTTGAGGTGACCATCCTGGTGATGGATGATGGAGGAAACATCATCCTGAGGACACCACACAACGCTATCTTCTTTAAAACATGCCAGAgag CAAAGTGCCCTGGTGGCTGCCGCAATGGAGGCTACTGCAACGAAAGGCAGGTCTGCGAATGTCAGGATGGGTTTTACGGCATTCACTGTGAGAAAG CCCTTTGTTCCCCAAGATGTCTGAATGGTGGCCTTTGTATGAGCCCAGGTGTGTGTATATGTCCTCCGGGCTATTTTGGACCCAGTTGTGAGAGAG CTAACTGCAGCACCACCTGTTTGAATGGAGGGACGTGTTTCCATCCTGGCAAATGCGTCTGTGCCGTCGGCTTTGAAGGGAGCCGCTGTGAGCTCA GTAAATGTCGACAGCCGTGCAGAAATGGAGGCAAATGCACGGGGAGAAACAAATGCAAATGCAGTAAAGGCTACCACGGCGATCTGTGCTCCAAAG CTGTCTGCGAGCCCAGCTGTGGAGCACACGGGACCTGTGTGGAGCCCAACAGGTGCCAGTGCAGGGACGGCTGGCATGGACGTCACTGCAATAAGA GATTTCGTGGAGGAGTCTCCAACAGCCAGCGGGTCTCTGGTACCAAGCACAAGTCACAGCCTGTGGCGGCAAAGGACACGAAGGAAGTGCCTGAATCCAGTCAGCCCTCTGAAACCAACTATGTGGTTTAA